Sequence from the Candidatus Paceibacterota bacterium genome:
CGCCTTGCCCTACGGGTGTCTTGAGTCCAGGCGGGCCTGTAAAGGCGTTTTAGCGCCTACTCGGCAAACGAAGCTGGCAGAAGAGGCGCAAGTCGCCTTGCGGCGGCTTGAATGTACTCAGGGCTTAACTCAATCCCCACAAAGTCCTTGGCCTGCTCCAACGCAACGACGCCTGTTGTCCCCGCTCCCATAAATGGGTCCAACACAATGCCGCCTATGGGGCAACCCGCAGCAATCGGTCTCCGACACAACTCTTCGGGATAAGTGGCGGGATGCTCTACCCGAGATGTGGTTGGCGTTATGCTCCATACTGCACGCAAATGGCGTCCACGATCTTCGTTGTAAAAGCGTCCTTTCATCTGCTCCAAGTCAATACCGCCCGATGCCCGAAACTGATACCGACTGGACTTTACCCCGTATTTTTGCCGCTTGATGCTTGCTGGTGCCAGCCGCACATATTGCATCTCGAAGTAGTGATTCGGTTGCTTGGTGAAGAAAAGCAGCTTCTCGAAATCCCGTGTGAATCGATCTTTACAGGATTCGGGCATGACCTTCGGTTTGTGCCATATAATTTCTTGGCGGTGTATCCATCCCCGATGCGTCATTTCGATTGCAAACCGTGACGGAATTTGGGCAAGGCATTTTGTCTTTAAGTAGCTGTCGTCAAGATTGACCCAGCAACCACCCTCGGGTTTCACCACTCGCTTTACTTCATCAAAAATGTCGCAAAGGTGTTTGATGTACAATTCAGGCTTTGGCTCCCAGCCTAATGACCCTTTCGACGCCCCACACTTGCGGCAGGACGCATACGCAATGCGCTTGTCGGCGTTTTCCCACTCGTGTTGGCATTGAGCGTCTCCATCCCAGGTCAAGGGCGCTGTCCCGTAATCCCGCAACTTCCAGTACGGCGGCGAGGTCATGCACATGTCAATGCTGTTGTCGGGTATGGTTTTGAGGACGCTCAAGGCGTCTCCTTGAAGTATTACGGGGTTGTCCATATCGCTTGTTTACGGGGTTGCTTCCGATTACGGCACTCCGCCTCTACGCTGCCAACGCCTCCTCCTTAATCCTGCAAACGTCAACAAAGAGAGGGGAATGCTTCAATGCTTCCAAGACGCCGCCATTGCGACTTCCGACGGACTCCCGCATAGCTGTATGCCACTTGGCAAGCGGCTTCATCGCCCCGTATATGGCACCGTTTTCCTCCGTGGCGCTCATGTCCCGCTCCAGCACTTCGGCAAGCTCACCAATCAGACGCAAGGCGGTCTCACAGCGGTTGGCTTTTACGGCAACGGGTTTGCTGCGATAGTTGGCGGTGGCAGCGATGCTGTCGCTTACAAGGGGAGCGGTCTTGGATTGCTCCCGTACTTGGTCTTGGTACCGCTGCGGAAGCGTGTTGATGTCAAAAGAGCCACCGCCCTTGCCCTTGAGCCGCAACTTGAGCTTGTCGGGCTTCCCGCCATTGCCACTTCCACCGCCGCCGTTGTTGCGAGCCGCCTTGACCGTTACCCGCTTCTGCTTACCCGTGATGCCCAGGCCAATGTACGCTTGGTTGAGGGTCTTGTATTTCGCCAAGCATTCAGTCAGGTCTGACTTTTCTCTTAACCTAATGTAGCGTTGGATTTTGGAGGTGCTGAGTGTCGGGAGATTCTCCCTACACCATTTGCCCCACTCGTTAGACGGGCATTCAGCTTTGGCTTTGAGCAACCGACTGCCGCAATTCCATGCGTCTTCGATTTGCTTCTTTCGATTATCCGCAATGGTCTTGTCGGCTTGGACAACCGCATTGTGGTACTGGAGGATTTCCGTCACTACTACTTCTGTCTGCATGAGCACATTCTTTCCGTTTGCGAGTGTTTGGGAGCCAACCCGTAAACGTCAGTGCTACGGCGTTGGGTAGTCGTAGTAGTGATGTTGCCTTAGAGAATATCAGACGCATTAGCGTTGGTCAAGCACGGAATAAGCATACATAAGTCAGCCCCGAAGGCTGGGTGGTTTCTTGGCTCTTGAAGCGCCATTACAGGCGTCTTCGACTTCCTTCGATCAAACGCTATCGAGCGTCTCCCGAGAAGGGCTTTTCGCCGTTTCTTCGGGCAATCTTCCCTTGCCACGGGCGACTTGCCCGCTGTTTTGCCTCATTTTGCACGATGCCTCGGTTGACTCGGGAAAGGCCGTCATAATGCAACCGCAGGCGGATCAATCGTTTTCGCCGTTTCATCGCTATGTACTAGTTGCGTGATGGATTGGGTACACCAGCAAACTGATTTTCGGGTGCCCTCCCAGAAGTCACCCAATCCATGCAAAACGTTCCAAAGATTTCCGAGGGCACCCCACATTTTGAAAGGATTGGGTATGGAACAAACCATCTACTACACGAAGTACGCAGTGTCGCTGACACTCTTGTTGAAGGATGCACCCGCTGCGCTCCAGATACTGCTTTACGTCCTCTGGCGTCAAGGCGTTGAGACCGAGCACGAGGACCACAGATGGCATTTTCACGTTGGCGACATCGCCAAGAGCTTAGGCAAAAAGGAAAGGACTATCCGCAAGCATCTCAAACCGCTCCTTGACTTGGGCATATTGAACCTGGCGGGCAGGGCGGGCGAGCAGTACTACATCTTCGATGTCAACAAGTACGGGGAGTACCTCGCCCTTGACCCGAACAAGTTGACTCAGCACACCCCTGCCCAAGATGGGCACCCCTCCCAAAAAGTGGAAGGGGCACCCCTCCCGCAAAACGGCAGGGGACTACTCCCCAAAAATGGTAGGGAAAAGACAGCAGAGGAAAAGATAGCAGAGCAGTCCTGTCCAGTACGACAGGACGGGACAACCGCTTCGCTTGGATTTGAAGAAGGGTCTTCATCCTTCAACGAACCCGTTCCCTCGATTTCAGCATCAAGCGGTTTCGGGTTTCCCGCCGTTACCCAGAGTTGCGCTTCAAGCGCAGCTTCGGGATTCTCGGGCGGGGAGGGAACGAAACTATCAGGCCCGATGGTTGCCCGTGGTGTCGCCGTTGCCCCTTCAATGGGCGAAGGCGAAAAGTCGGGTAGCGTGGCAAGTGCGGCGACGGAAAGCGCCCGCCACGCCCCGCATTGCGCTTCAATGCGCTGCAACGGGCACAGCGGCAGTCGGGGGAGTGCGGAGAAGCGGCAGCAGTCCCGTCCGGTGTTTGCGGCTTCCGAACCATTGGCCCCCCTGGCTTTGCCGTGGCACATCCCTCCCACCGTATCAGCAAAGCGCCAAGATTACATCGTGGGCCACCTGAACAAAAACGGATTCGATTTCGTGAAAGAAAATGCCACGTTTAGCGATTTCGGCGGGTACAAGGTTTGCGCTTACGACCCAGCCGAGAAGGTCATTCTCATCACCGCCGACGATTGCTCGTTCGTCCAAAAGCCGCACATTCAGGAACTCTGCGCCAGATTCATGCCGCAGGGATGGAAGATGATGTTGTGGACTGCCGAGGACGAATCGTTGCACAACGTCGAACGCCAGAAACGGGACGAAGCAACCGCAAGGGATGATTCGTCTGGCAATGCTTGAGTACAGGAATAAGTACTCGCTCCCTGAAAAAAGTTGGCGGCGTGTGGAAAGCGTTAATCGGCCCAAAATTTTCCGTTGGGGGGGTGCATTGACGAGACACACCCATGCCTCGGGCGTAATGGGGCTTAGGTCTGCCTTAGCAGGGCTGATGCTCCAGCCTTCTCCAGTTTCTGCTTTGCGTTGTTGGCTTCCGAATTTGTTACACCGGTAAGCAGTGTGCTTGGCAGAGTTTCTACCAACAACTTTGCCTCTGCCAAACCAAGACCCGCTTTGATTTCACGAATCGCCATGATGACGGCGATTTTCTTATCGGCGGGAACCGCATCAAGCACCACGTCAAACAAAGGCGGCGGTGTCGGCACCGATTGGTTTCCAATGATCGGAGGAGCCTCGTATTCCGCACCCATCTGCTGGCGGCCTTGGGAAGAAGGCGTATTCGATGCTCCCAGCACTCTCCGCTTTTCCGTAACGAATTCTTCTTCGGTTAGGATACCTTTCGCCTTCAATTCAGCCAGTCTCTCCAATTGCGTTATCGGGTCTGGGGCAGCGGAGGGTGTTGGGGGCGGAGTCGTGTTCTTGGCCTTTGCGGCTGCAAGAGCGTTGTTTAATGTGGCGAGAAACTTCTCGGCAAAGTCCGGTGTCAAGGACGCCAGTGAGGTTGTACGGGCGACCTCCTGTATCTTAACTCCCCCAATCCCATTCCCCCAAAACGTTCCCTTGTTCACGTCAACCGAAGTGATTGACTCCAGCGGCAAGGACTTAATTTCGATTCGTACTATGTGCTGTACAACGATGACAAGCCGTTTGTCCGTCAAGAGCAACAGGGAAGACAGGCACGGTGGCTGTAAGGCGGACGGGATGAGACTGGACCTGCTAAACGTAAACGAATTTGCGTTTATCCAACCCAGCAATTGTTCATCAGGTTGGAGTCCCTCCTTGAAATCTGTCAGACATTGTTGGAGGCTGTAGTCTCCCGAGGATTTTTTCGGCCATTGTCCCTCAAGTCTTCCGACTTCACTTTCGAGTGAACGGTAACCTGTCGTGTTGCTCATCCGTGGTCCTTATGCTGTTAGTTCATGTCAATACGGCTACGTTGCCCCCTCTGAATGTCGCAAATCTCGTGCCAAGACAACTGTCTTATGACGCTCTTTTGTCCAACTCGGCAATCTGGCATGGATGGCTCAGACCCAATCGCCGATGTCAGACGCCTTCTCCCGTGTGGTCAAAAGGCACAGGGAAAGGAAGGGGCTTAGCCGTGCGGCTTTGGCGAAGATGGCTGGGCTTCACCAAACGTACATCGGTCTTCTGGAACGTGAGGAAAGAAGCCCAAATCTGGACACGGCGAGGGCAATTGCTACGGCTCTGGGCTTGAAGCTGGCGGATATGATTGCGGAAGCCGAACGGAGTTGCGGGGAGGGTTGAGTCCCGTTCTCAATTGATGGTGCCCTACTGCGGGGCAGGTTCATGGAGGCGCTAGCTGGACATTTGAACCCAG
This genomic interval carries:
- a CDS encoding helix-turn-helix transcriptional regulator encodes the protein MSDAFSRVVKRHRERKGLSRAALAKMAGLHQTYIGLLEREERSPNLDTARAIATALGLKLADMIAEAERSCGEG
- a CDS encoding site-specific DNA-methyltransferase is translated as MDNPVILQGDALSVLKTIPDNSIDMCMTSPPYWKLRDYGTAPLTWDGDAQCQHEWENADKRIAYASCRKCGASKGSLGWEPKPELYIKHLCDIFDEVKRVVKPEGGCWVNLDDSYLKTKCLAQIPSRFAIEMTHRGWIHRQEIIWHKPKVMPESCKDRFTRDFEKLLFFTKQPNHYFEMQYVRLAPASIKRQKYGVKSSRYQFRASGGIDLEQMKGRFYNEDRGRHLRAVWSITPTTSRVEHPATYPEELCRRPIAAGCPIGGIVLDPFMGAGTTGVVALEQAKDFVGIELSPEYIQAAARRLAPLLPASFAE
- a CDS encoding ribosomal protein L7/L12, whose translation is MSNTTGYRSLESEVGRLEGQWPKKSSGDYSLQQCLTDFKEGLQPDEQLLGWINANSFTFSRSSLIPSALQPPCLSSLLLLTDKRLVIVVQHIVRIEIKSLPLESITSVDVNKGTFWGNGIGGVKIQEVARTTSLASLTPDFAEKFLATLNNALAAAKAKNTTPPPTPSAAPDPITQLERLAELKAKGILTEEEFVTEKRRVLGASNTPSSQGRQQMGAEYEAPPIIGNQSVPTPPPLFDVVLDAVPADKKIAVIMAIREIKAGLGLAEAKLLVETLPSTLLTGVTNSEANNAKQKLEKAGASALLRQT